The sequence TCAAAATTCCCATTACACTTACTTTACCCAAGTATACGTCACAGTGCTTTTCCAGTCTTATCAGTAATAAAATTCCGTCCCTTATCTAtttgttttcccaaaatatagAAGCAAACAAGTATTGGCATGTTTTTCAGGTATATATAGATCTATTTCCTAAGTACAGATCAGTTACGAATCCTCTCTTCTCTTGAGAACACTAGACTTCGCATTGACATTATAACCGTGTATATATATTCTACtgtcttttgattttattataaaataaacttagCCAGTGTTAAATATTGTGTTGAGTTATTAACGGAGAATCAATCATCACTAACAATGTCTTTGATATTTTACGAgaattttaccattttttgaagaaaatgaatCGCCGCAGTCTACGAAATcgtatttttgatgaaaatgagTTGGAAAGTGAAAGTTCAGAGCTTGAGACATCGAGTGAATATGAAGAAAATGACGATGAGCGATCTGAAAGATCGAGTGACGATAGCTTTGAAAGTGATTCATCGGATATCGAACCACTGTCACAAGAAATTTTAGAAGGTAGCGCAGTAAATCTCGATATTCGCATGAATTCGAAAAATGGATTGATCGAGTATACGAAAGAACCATTTGTACGCGGTAGAAGATTTTCTTTTCGACATCAATCGAATGTTTCTAAAGgtattttttattctgtttttctccttttttggtTTGGTAGTTTTGGTAACTTTATCATTCTTGTTCATTTTGCTCACAGGTCCCACTGCTTTTGCTATTTCTGCGGTTGATTCTCCTCTATCGGCTTTTGTTTTGATCCTTTCGCCAATTGAAGAGCATATTCTCAGAATGACAAATTTATTTGGTGCAAGAACATATCGCAACAACTGGGAACATTTGACAATTCAGCAATTGCGTGCGTACTTCGGATTGCTTCTTCTTGCTGGTGTTTACCGGTCATATGGCGAGTGCGTTACGCAGTTGTGGAATGTAGATAAAGGCAGAGCTATTTTTCGCAAAACCATGAGCCTTGACATGTTcaagaaaattcaaaggtgcaTTCGTTTTGATGACCGCGAGGAACGTAATCGGCGTGATAAGCTTTCACCTATTCGATTTGTGTTTGACAAATGGACTGCACATCTCAAGACATTGTATACTGTTGGAAAAACAGTCACAATAGACGAACAACTTGTTCCGTTCCGTGGCCGATATCCATTTCGCCAATACGTTCCATCAAAACCGGCAAAATATGGAATACAAATTTGGATAATTTGCGATTCAGAGTCCTATTACACTCATAATGCTCAAGTTTATCTTGGCCGTGTTGCAAACACTGCTGTGGAAAGAAATGTTGGGCAACGTGTTGTGCTCGATTTGTGCCATGGGCTGACAAGTAGAAACGTTActtgtgacaatttttttacaacataCGCGCTGGCTAAAGATTTGCACAAGCAAAAAATGACGATAGTGGGAACAATACGAAAGAATCGAGCTGAATTACCACCAATACTGCTCGATATGAAGCGAAAGCCAGTTTTTCATACAGAATTTGTTTATGAGCCACAATTGCAAGCCATTTTGTTGTCAtatgttccaaaaaaaaatcgatttgtgaCATTGTTGAGCACATATCATCGAGGCTTAGAAATTGATCAATCAGCGAAGAAGAAGCCAAATTTGATTActttttacaacaaaactaaagGTGGAGTAGATACGCTCGACCAAATGGTAGGAACGTTTCGATCAAAGAGAAAAGTTAATCGTTGGCCAATGGCTCTCTTTTGCAATATGCTAGATATAAGTGCATTGAACGCTTATATTATTTTCAcccatattttctctgattgaaatagaaaaaaaacaaatattaacatTCGTCGTAGATTGTTTCTTGAGGAATTGGGTGAAGCACTCACAGTTCCATTTGCTA is a genomic window of Anastrepha ludens isolate Willacy chromosome 6, idAnaLude1.1, whole genome shotgun sequence containing:
- the LOC128867805 gene encoding piggyBac transposable element-derived protein 4-like, with product MNRRSLRNRIFDENELESESSELETSSEYEENDDERSERSSDDSFESDSSDIEPLSQEILEGSAVNLDIRMNSKNGLIEYTKEPFVRGRRFSFRHQSNVSKGPTAFAISAVDSPLSAFVLILSPIEEHILRMTNLFGARTYRNNWEHLTIQQLRAYFGLLLLAGVYRSYGECVTQLWNVDKGRAIFRKTMSLDMFKKIQRCIRFDDREERNRRDKLSPIRFVFDKWTAHLKTLYTVGKTVTIDEQLVPFRGRYPFRQYVPSKPAKYGIQIWIICDSESYYTHNAQVYLGRVANTAVERNVGQRVVLDLCHGLTSRNVTCDNFFTTYALAKDLHKQKMTIVGTIRKNRAELPPILLDMKRKPVFHTEFVYEPQLQAILLSYVPKKNRFVTLLSTYHRGLEIDQSAKKKPNLITFYNKTKGGVDTLDQMVGTFRSKRKVNRWPMALFCNMLDISALNAYIIFTHIFSD